TCAAAAAGGCACTGTTCAGATCGCCTGCCGGCACGCTCAGACGGTCGGCCCAGCCCTGAAAACGCTGGTGCTGCAACTGTAACGCGCTGATGGCACCGTTCTGGTAATCGACCCACAGCGGTTTATTCACGGCCTGGTATTCGTGAAAATCCTGCTCGGTAAACGTTACGCTGTAGTCCAGGAACATGCGCTGCAGGCCGCCAAAGGCGTCGAAAGTAAACAGCGTTTCGTCAGCGTCAAAAAGAATCCAGTCCCACTTCATTACGTCACCTTTCTTGATTATCAGCCCAACGGTAGCGCCATGATAATGGCGTCTTCGCGCCCGTCGGACGTCGGGTAATAGTTGCGGCGAATCGTCGCCTCGTTAAAGCCCAGGCTTTCATAGAGCGCGCGCGCCGCGTGATTCGAGGCGCGCACTTCGAGCCAGAGCGTCAGCACGCCGCGCGCCTCAAGCGCCTCGATAAGATGTTCCAGCAGCGCGCGGCCCAGGCCGCGGCGCTGAAAGGCCGGGTCGACCGCGATATTAAACAGCGTGGCTTCATCCAGCACGACCTGGGTAATCGCGAACGCGGCCATTTTACCGTCGACATCCAGGCACAGGTTCAGGTAGCGCTCGCCCTGGTTGCTGGCAAAGGTTTTTTCGCTCCAGGGAAAGGCATGAGCCCGCTGTTCAATCGCGAAAGCCGCTGGCAGATCAGCGCTCTGCAGTAAGGAAATCATCTTCATGCTCACAAATTTGTTGCCAGAGATCGGCGCGCGCCGGACCGCTGCGCTGTAACGTTTCCAGCCCCGGCGTCACCAGCCGGGCGCCGGGCAACTCAGGCGGCGCGTCCACGCCCAGACACCAACTGTTGCAATGGGCGTCATGCAGCATCGCCACGCGATCGGGAGTTAACTGCATCACCTGATCGGCATTAAGCGCCAGCGCGCGCAGCACATCTTTTATTAAGGGCTGCGTGAGCGGCGGCGGCTCGGCGGCCACCATGACCAGGCGAATATGAGGAGGCAGCACAATGGCGATTTCACCCAGCAGCGCGGCGGGGCGACGCAATACCCACTGGGTAATGCCCAGTTGCTGTAATCGCCAGTCTCGTCGGGATGTCATAGGGATGCCTGAATCAGTGCCGAAGGGCCGCAAATATAGCAAATCCGTCGAACATGCGCCAACAAACCACTATAATCGCCCCTCAAGTTTCCGAAGGAGTGTTTCATGTCTGGTTTTTCCCCGGCAAGCGAAGTTCTGCTGCGCCACAGTGATGATTTTACCGAAAGCCGCGTTCTGTTTGCCGGCGATATGCAGGATGACCTGCCGGCGCGTTTTGATACCGCGCAAAGCCGCGCGCATACGCAGCAGTTCCACCACTGGCAGGTGCTGAGCAAGCCGATGGGCGATAACGCGCGCTATGGCCTGGTGGCCGACGCCGATATCGTGGCGGACAGCGATACCCTGATTTACTACTGGCCGAAGAACAAACCGGAAGCCCAGTTCCAGCTGATGAACCTGCTGTCGCTGCTGCCGGTCGGCACCGATGTTTTCGTGGTGGGCGAAAACCGCAGCGGCGTGCGCAGCGCCGAGGCGATGCTGGAAGCGTACTGCACGCTTAATAAAGTCGATAGCGCGCGTCGCTGCGGGCTGTATCACGGTCGCCTTGAAAAACAGCCGGAATTCAATGCCGATGGCTGGTGGGGCGAATACCAGGTCGACGATCTGACCATCAAAACCCTGCCGGGCGTCTTCAGCCGCGACGGGCTGGATGTCGGCAGCGATCTGCTGCTCTCAACCCTCTCGCCACATACGAAAGGCAAAGTGCTGGACGTGGGTTGCGGCGCGGGCGTGCTGGCCGCAGTGCTGGCAAGCCATTCGCCGAAAGTGCGTCTGACCCTGTGCGACGTGAGCGCGCCTGCGGTGGAAGCGAGCCGCGCCACGCTTGCCGCGAACGGTTTTGAAGGTGAAGTGGTCGCGAGCAACGTCTTCTCTGAAATCAAAGGCCGCTTCGATATGATTATCTCCAACCCGCCGTTCCACGACGGCATGGAGACCAGTTTTGAAGCCGCGCAGACGCTCATTCGCAGCGCAGTGCGCCATCTGAACATCGGCGGCGAACTGCGTATTGTGGCGAACGCGTTTCTGCCGTATCCCAACGTGCTCGACGAAACCTTCGGCAACCATGAAGTGCTGGCGCAGACCGGCCGCTTTAAGGTGTATCGCGCCGTAATGGGCCGCAACGCGAAGCGTTAAGGGTATTCACGCGTCGAATGCCGCTTTTTGCATCATTTGGAAAAGCGGCATGCAATTAAGTGTTGACGAAGTCCAGAAAACATCTAGAATGCGCCTCCGTGGTTGCAATACTTCCCGGTATTGCTGGTATGCGAAGGTGGCGGAATTGGTAGACGCGCTAGCTTCAGGTGTTAGTGTCCTTCGGACGTGGGGGTTCAAGTCCCCCCCCTCGCACCAAAGACCACGCAAGAAAGTATCGCTCGCACTGCGCGAAGGTGGCGGAATTGGTAGACGCGCTAGCTTCAGGTGTTAGTGTCCTTCGGACGTGGGGGTTCAAGTCCCCCCCCTCGCACCAATGCGATGGCGATACGATAAAAGAGACAGTGCGAAGGTGGCGGAATTGGTAGACGCGCTAGCTTCAGGTGTTAGTGTCCTTCGGACGTGGGGGTTCAAGTCCCCCCCCTCGCACCACTTCTTTTATCCCTTCTTCTGCTTCCCTCTGCTTTTTTCTGTGGTTTATTTCCTGTTTGTCCCACAACCCGCATTAATTCAGCGCCAGATGCAGGTGCGATACGATCAGCATTAATCCGCTGGCGAAAGCGATGCAGGATGGCAGCAATACATAGTGCCGCAGCCGCGGATGATAGAGCATGCCGATGGTCGCCAGTAGCGCCAGCACAATAATGACCCGCCACGCTTCCCAGCTTAGCTCCTTCCAGGCCAGCATCGCGACCACCGCTCCTGGCAAAATGACGGCCCAACCACTTTCCAGTCGCCTGTACAACATCGTTTCGCCTCTCGTATCGATAATGATAAACAATATCATATGATATAAATTCTCATTTGTCAGCGAATATGAGTTTAGCGGTGCTTTACTGTAGTTAAGAAGTAATGACATATCAGAATGAAGGTGATAAATTAGCCGCTCTGGTTAAGAAAATTCTTACTCCCTGTTTCGCGGTATAATAAGCCTCGATTTTATCCGGCTTTTATAAGCACCTGATAGCGCTGAATAAGTCACCAATGGATATGACTGCAAATAACTGGCGAGCCCTGACGGAAAAAAAATATCAGCTCTCACTGAAATGCTTTCTGTTTCTTAATCTCTTCTCCGCGCTGTTTAATCTTGTGGATCCGCTCTATGACTCTCCACATATTCCCTGGGCGGCCGTAGGCCTGATGGCGCTTTGCGCCGCCCTTCTGCTGCGAACGCGCACGCGAGCATTCAGCCTTAAGACAATTACCCTGACAGCGCTTTTGACCGGCGCGTTATGGTCAATAAATATCTGGTTTAAAAGCTCGTGGGGCATTTTTCATGACGGTGCTGGCCTGCTCATTACTTCGCTCGGCGCGCTGTTTATTGCGGCGCTGTCATTTATCAATATGCCCGGGCCGGGTATTGCTTTCTGCCTGCCAATAATCGCAACAATCCTGTGGCTGGATAAAATCCAGCACCCTGTGCTTTATGCGTACACGCTGATACTGCCCTTAACTGGGCTGGTTATTCAGCACGTTATCGGCAGACGCAACGATATTTCCGCACGACAAATGATGCAGACGCTGATAGACGAAAAAGCCACGCTCAGCGATCTCAGTATGATGGACCCACTCACCGGCCTTTGTAACCGGCGTGGCTTTGAAAACCGTTTTGCTAACCTGCCGCCAGATGCTGGTCAGCAGTTTGTGCTGCTGATGGATATCGACCATTTCAAAGCCTATAACGACAACTACGGCCATATGATGGGCGACCAGGCGCTGACGCGCGTGTCGGCGGCGATCCGCGACTGTGTGCGCTCGCGGGATATCGTCACCCGCTACGGCGGTGAGGAATTTATGGTGCTCCTGACGCAGGCGGATGAAAAGAACGCCCGACTTACCGCCGAGCGTATTCGCCAGCGGGTTTATGATTTGCGCATTCCTCATATTTTCAACGAGAGTGTGGCAACCAACGTCACGTTGAGCATCGGCATCGCGCCACTGGAAAACGACGACATTGAAGATGCGCTGCGCCGCGCCGATGAAGCGCTTTACGCCGCCAAAAATCAGGGTCGCAATCATATCCTTTATCACGACGCCCTGCGCGCCGCATGACTACCGTCGGCGCGCTGCGGCGCGCCGGGTTTCTGGTCAAACTACTTGCTATCGCTTTGGCCTATAGTTAGGATTGGCAATCATTATCATTTAGATTTGCTATTCACAGACGCTATGGCTTATCGCTCTCTTCATTCAGTTGATGAATTACTCTGGCGCGCCCCGTTGCATCGTCCGCCGTCGACGCTGGCGGTGCGCCTGCGCGACGCGTTTACGACGCACCGCGCGCATTTTCACGACATTATGAAGCTTGACGAAACGCCACCTTCGGCGGCGCTCTCCTTTCGCGAATGGACACAGCCCGCGACGTTCGCCACATTAATGGCGCTCTACTCCGATCATATTTACCGCAATCAGCCGCACGCGGTACGTGAAAACAAGCCGCTGAAATCGCTCTGGGCGCAGTGGTATCTCGGGCTACTCGTGCCGCCGCTAATGCTGGCGCTCCTGACACAGCCACAGGCGCTGGATCTGAGCGAAGAGAATATTGCCGTCGAATTTCACGAAACGGGCCGCGCGGCCTGCTTTTATCTGACGGTGGAAGAAGATGCGCGCGCAACTCCTCTTTCGGCGCGCGAGCGGCTGGAAAAACTGTTGCTGGACGTGATGACTCCGGTCGTTGCGGCGCTGGAAGCCTCCGGCGATATCAACGGCAAGCTTATCTGGAGCAACACCGGTTATCTCATTAACTGGTGTTTTGGCGAATGGCGCGACTGGCTCGGCGACGAGACTGTCAGTGCGCTGCGCCAGAGCTGCTTTTTCGAAAAAACCTTGCTGAATGGCGAGGAAAACCCGCTGTTTCGTACCGTCGTTATGCGTGAAGGGTTACTGGTGCGCCGCACCTGCTGCCAGCGCTATAAGCTGCCTGACGTGCAGCAGTGCGGCGACTGTACACTCAAATAATCAACGGCGGGTCTCCCCGCCGTTTTCTCATCATGCGGCCTGTTCGCCCGCGCCCTGCGCCTCTTTCAGCGCTTCTTCCGCCTCCTGCGCCAGCAACTGCTTCTCGTAAACTTTAAAGAACGGGAAGTAGATGATGGCTGACACCACCGCAAGCACAATCACCAGCAGCGCGGCGCGGAAATCCCAGCCCAGCGCCCAGGCCGCGCCAACCGGCGCAGGAGCCGTCCATGGCACCACAGAAATCACGCGGCCGATTAAATCGAATTTCATCGCCGCCCAGGCCAGCACCGCATTCAGCATCGGGGCCAGCAGGAACGGAATAAAGAACACCGGGTTCATCACGATGGGCGTGCCGAAAATCACCGGCTCATTGATGTTGAAAATACTGGGCACCACGCTGAGCCGTCCTATCGAACGCAGATGCGCCGAGCGGCTGCGCAGGTAGCAGAACACCAGCCCCATCGTCGCCCCGGAACCGCCAATCACAATGAAGAACGTCCAGAACGCCTCCATAAAGATGTGCGGCAACGGCGCGCTTTGCGCCAGCGCTGTCTGGTTAAGCCCGAGGTTGGTCAGCCAGAACATCTGCAGCATGCCGGAGACAATCGCCGCGCCGTGAATGCCCGCAAACCACAAAAGATGCGCAATCAACACGGCCAGCAGAATCGCGGGCAGCGAATCCGCTGCCGAGACCAGCGGTTTAAAGATAGCCATGATCGCCTGCGGGATCAGAAGGTCGAACTGTGACTGGATAAGCAGGCTTAGCGGGTAGAGCGTCAGAACCACCACCAGCACCGGGATCAGCAGATCGAAGGAATTTTTGATCATCGGCGGCACTTGATCCGGCAGGCGTATGCCGATGTTATGCGCTTTCAGAAAACGCATCATCTCCACGCAGTAAATCGCCACCAGAATCGCGGTGAAAATGCCCGTACCGCCGAGGCTGTCCACCGGCAGCGTACCTTTCGTTTTCGGCGCGGCCACCAGCATAAACGCCATCAATGACAACATCGCACACATAAAAGGATCTAACTGGTGTGACTTCACGTAATGCTTGCCAAGGTTATAAGCGATGGCGGCGCAGATGTAGATAGACATGATCCCCATCGTCATATCAAACGGCGTGAGGATCTGCCCTTCAAACTGTTTCGCCAGATCCAGCCACGCGCGGGCAAACCCTAACGTGGTGTCGGGCGAAAACGGCGGATAGGCAAACACCAGTAAAAATGAGCCGACAATCATAAACGGCATGGCGGAGATAAACCCGTCGCGGATCGCCATCACGTGGCGCTGCGCGGAAATACGGGAAGCT
The genomic region above belongs to Cronobacter malonaticus LMG 23826 and contains:
- the rimI gene encoding ribosomal protein S18-alanine N-acetyltransferase, giving the protein MKMISLLQSADLPAAFAIEQRAHAFPWSEKTFASNQGERYLNLCLDVDGKMAAFAITQVVLDEATLFNIAVDPAFQRRGLGRALLEHLIEALEARGVLTLWLEVRASNHAARALYESLGFNEATIRRNYYPTSDGREDAIIMALPLG
- a CDS encoding DNA polymerase III subunit psi; this encodes MTSRRDWRLQQLGITQWVLRRPAALLGEIAIVLPPHIRLVMVAAEPPPLTQPLIKDVLRALALNADQVMQLTPDRVAMLHDAHCNSWCLGVDAPPELPGARLVTPGLETLQRSGPARADLWQQICEHEDDFLTAER
- the rsmC gene encoding 16S rRNA (guanine(1207)-N(2))-methyltransferase RsmC translates to MSGFSPASEVLLRHSDDFTESRVLFAGDMQDDLPARFDTAQSRAHTQQFHHWQVLSKPMGDNARYGLVADADIVADSDTLIYYWPKNKPEAQFQLMNLLSLLPVGTDVFVVGENRSGVRSAEAMLEAYCTLNKVDSARRCGLYHGRLEKQPEFNADGWWGEYQVDDLTIKTLPGVFSRDGLDVGSDLLLSTLSPHTKGKVLDVGCGAGVLAAVLASHSPKVRLTLCDVSAPAVEASRATLAANGFEGEVVASNVFSEIKGRFDMIISNPPFHDGMETSFEAAQTLIRSAVRHLNIGGELRIVANAFLPYPNVLDETFGNHEVLAQTGRFKVYRAVMGRNAKR
- a CDS encoding DUF1435 domain-containing protein, with protein sequence MILFIIIDTRGETMLYRRLESGWAVILPGAVVAMLAWKELSWEAWRVIIVLALLATIGMLYHPRLRHYVLLPSCIAFASGLMLIVSHLHLALN
- a CDS encoding GGDEF domain-containing protein, whose product is MDMTANNWRALTEKKYQLSLKCFLFLNLFSALFNLVDPLYDSPHIPWAAVGLMALCAALLLRTRTRAFSLKTITLTALLTGALWSINIWFKSSWGIFHDGAGLLITSLGALFIAALSFINMPGPGIAFCLPIIATILWLDKIQHPVLYAYTLILPLTGLVIQHVIGRRNDISARQMMQTLIDEKATLSDLSMMDPLTGLCNRRGFENRFANLPPDAGQQFVLLMDIDHFKAYNDNYGHMMGDQALTRVSAAIRDCVRSRDIVTRYGGEEFMVLLTQADEKNARLTAERIRQRVYDLRIPHIFNESVATNVTLSIGIAPLENDDIEDALRRADEALYAAKNQGRNHILYHDALRAA
- the fhuF gene encoding siderophore-iron reductase FhuF encodes the protein MAYRSLHSVDELLWRAPLHRPPSTLAVRLRDAFTTHRAHFHDIMKLDETPPSAALSFREWTQPATFATLMALYSDHIYRNQPHAVRENKPLKSLWAQWYLGLLVPPLMLALLTQPQALDLSEENIAVEFHETGRAACFYLTVEEDARATPLSARERLEKLLLDVMTPVVAALEASGDINGKLIWSNTGYLINWCFGEWRDWLGDETVSALRQSCFFEKTLLNGEENPLFRTVVMREGLLVRRTCCQRYKLPDVQQCGDCTLK
- a CDS encoding PTS sugar transporter subunit IIC; its protein translation is MSANHAAFNVIFRFVENYVSPIASRISAQRHVMAIRDGFISAMPFMIVGSFLLVFAYPPFSPDTTLGFARAWLDLAKQFEGQILTPFDMTMGIMSIYICAAIAYNLGKHYVKSHQLDPFMCAMLSLMAFMLVAAPKTKGTLPVDSLGGTGIFTAILVAIYCVEMMRFLKAHNIGIRLPDQVPPMIKNSFDLLIPVLVVVLTLYPLSLLIQSQFDLLIPQAIMAIFKPLVSAADSLPAILLAVLIAHLLWFAGIHGAAIVSGMLQMFWLTNLGLNQTALAQSAPLPHIFMEAFWTFFIVIGGSGATMGLVFCYLRSRSAHLRSIGRLSVVPSIFNINEPVIFGTPIVMNPVFFIPFLLAPMLNAVLAWAAMKFDLIGRVISVVPWTAPAPVGAAWALGWDFRAALLVIVLAVVSAIIYFPFFKVYEKQLLAQEAEEALKEAQGAGEQAA